The following are encoded together in the Chromatiaceae bacterium genome:
- the lon gene encoding endopeptidase La has product MSDPADQEDYLTAAEDAPSEISPQDTDASAGEPTMPARVKDVLPGIIHLLPVAARPFFPGQAVPLLMSGKHWAKTIRAVVDSDNKILGVVLVTNDTAEEATTEQFHVVGTACRVHRVHEQDGYLQVLVECVHRFRIENWISRRAPFSARVEYLPEPSTRGQDEIKAYAMAVINTIKELLPLNPLYVEELRVFLDRFGPDDPSHLSDFAASLTTSTKEQLQEVLEAVDLLKRMEKVLILLNNELDLARAQQKIRESVEERMQKQQRDFFLKEQLKVIQKELGLAKDDRTAELDKFKERLKSLTLTDEAQKRVDEELEKMAILETGSPEYSVTRNYLDWITTLPWGCYSKDKLDLKRARRILDRDHYGLEDVKTRILEFLAVGIHKGQIAGSIVMLVGPPGVGKTSVGRSIADALGRRFYRFSVGGIRDEAEIKGHRRTYIGAMPGKFLQAIKDAGTANPVIMLDEIDKIGASYHGDPASALLEVLDPEQNSDFLDHYLDLRFDLSKVLFVCTANQLDSIPGPLADRMEIIPLSGYIVEEKLAIAKKFLLPRQIDKAGLPVRSIRLDAATLRAVIVGYARDAGVRRLDKQIGKIVRKCAVKLLEGVEQPIQIGRDRLKEYLGSPMFRDERKLMGPGVVTGLAWTAMGGATLSIEAVRTHGFTRGFKLTGQLGDVMKESAEIAYGYLVSHAVQFGIDQAYFEKAFIHIHVPAGATPKDGPSAGITLVSALLSLARNKPIRRLAMTGEITLTGAVFPVGGIREKLIAARRAGIKEIILPADNQGEFEEVPEYVRQGLTIHFATRFEDVVPFLF; this is encoded by the coding sequence ATGAGTGACCCAGCGGATCAAGAGGATTACCTAACGGCAGCCGAGGATGCGCCGAGCGAGATATCGCCGCAGGATACCGATGCGTCGGCGGGGGAGCCGACCATGCCGGCCCGCGTCAAGGATGTTCTGCCCGGCATCATTCATCTATTGCCCGTGGCGGCCCGCCCCTTCTTCCCGGGCCAGGCCGTACCCCTGCTCATGTCTGGCAAGCATTGGGCCAAGACCATTCGTGCGGTAGTCGATTCGGATAACAAGATCCTTGGCGTGGTCCTGGTTACCAACGATACGGCCGAGGAGGCCACCACCGAGCAGTTTCATGTCGTCGGCACGGCCTGCCGGGTCCATCGGGTTCATGAACAGGATGGATACCTCCAGGTGTTGGTGGAGTGCGTTCATCGCTTCCGTATCGAAAACTGGATCTCCCGGCGGGCACCTTTTTCCGCGCGCGTCGAATACTTGCCGGAGCCCAGCACGCGCGGTCAGGATGAGATCAAGGCCTATGCCATGGCCGTTATCAATACCATCAAGGAACTGCTCCCCCTCAACCCCCTTTATGTCGAGGAGTTGCGAGTCTTCCTGGATCGCTTCGGACCGGATGACCCTTCCCATCTATCCGACTTTGCCGCCAGTCTGACAACCTCTACCAAGGAACAACTTCAGGAGGTCCTGGAAGCCGTCGATCTGCTCAAACGCATGGAAAAGGTGCTGATCCTGCTCAATAACGAACTGGACCTGGCCCGAGCCCAGCAAAAAATCCGTGAATCGGTCGAGGAGCGGATGCAGAAGCAGCAGCGCGATTTTTTTCTCAAGGAACAACTTAAGGTCATTCAAAAGGAACTGGGGCTAGCCAAGGACGACCGCACGGCGGAACTGGACAAATTCAAGGAGCGCCTCAAGTCCCTGACCCTCACCGATGAGGCCCAAAAGCGCGTCGATGAGGAACTGGAGAAGATGGCCATCCTTGAGACGGGATCACCGGAATATTCCGTCACCCGGAATTATCTGGATTGGATCACGACACTGCCCTGGGGCTGCTATTCCAAGGATAAATTAGACCTGAAACGCGCACGGCGCATCCTGGATCGGGATCACTACGGTCTTGAGGACGTCAAGACCCGCATCCTGGAATTTCTGGCGGTTGGCATTCACAAGGGCCAGATCGCTGGCTCCATCGTTATGCTGGTGGGCCCACCCGGGGTGGGCAAAACCTCCGTGGGACGCTCCATCGCCGATGCCCTAGGCCGCCGTTTCTACCGCTTCTCCGTCGGGGGTATTCGCGACGAGGCCGAGATCAAGGGCCACCGCCGTACCTATATTGGCGCCATGCCGGGCAAATTCCTGCAGGCGATCAAGGATGCGGGCACCGCTAACCCCGTCATCATGCTCGACGAGATTGACAAGATTGGCGCCTCCTATCACGGCGATCCCGCCTCGGCTCTGCTTGAGGTTCTCGATCCAGAGCAGAATTCGGACTTTCTTGATCACTACCTGGATCTGCGCTTTGACCTCTCCAAGGTGCTATTCGTATGTACCGCTAATCAGTTGGACAGCATCCCCGGGCCCCTGGCGGATCGCATGGAGATCATTCCCTTGTCGGGTTACATCGTTGAGGAAAAGCTGGCCATCGCCAAGAAATTCCTCCTTCCCCGTCAGATCGATAAGGCTGGCCTACCCGTGCGGTCGATACGCCTCGATGCCGCCACCCTGCGCGCGGTGATCGTGGGCTACGCGCGAGACGCGGGTGTACGCCGCCTCGACAAGCAGATCGGCAAAATCGTGCGGAAGTGCGCGGTGAAGTTGCTTGAAGGCGTGGAACAACCCATCCAAATAGGTCGGGATCGGCTCAAGGAATATCTGGGCAGCCCCATGTTTCGCGACGAGCGCAAACTGATGGGTCCTGGGGTCGTCACGGGGCTGGCGTGGACAGCCATGGGCGGCGCCACCCTCTCCATCGAGGCGGTGAGGACGCATGGTTTTACGCGAGGTTTCAAACTCACGGGCCAACTGGGTGATGTCATGAAGGAGTCAGCCGAAATCGCCTACGGATACCTCGTCAGCCATGCGGTCCAATTTGGCATCGATCAGGCGTATTTCGAGAAGGCTTTTATTCACATTCACGTCCCCGCTGGCGCCACACCCAAAGACGGCCCTTCGGCGGGGATCACCTTAGTCAGCGCACTGCTTTCCTTGGCGCGAAACAAACCCATCCGTCGCCTGGCCATGACCGGTGAGATAACCCTAACGGGCGCCGTCTTCCCCGTCGGAGGCATACGCGAAAAGCTTATCGCCGCGCGCAGGGCCGGAATCAAGGAAATAATCCTGCCGGCCGATAACCAAGGGGAGTTCGAAGAAGTGCCAGAATATGTACGTCAGGGACTGACCATCCATTTCGCAACCCGCTTCGAGGATGTAGTTCCCTTCCTGTTTTAG